ctttattggaACAGCCACATGCATTCATTTTAGTGTTGATGACAGCTACTTTTGCAATACAACAGCCGAGCAGAGTAGTTTCAGCAGAGACTGAATGGCCCACAAACCTAAACTATTTAAAGAAAGCTTGGCCAGCTCTTTGTACAAAGCTTTACAAAAGTGACATCACTGTCTACTGAAATGCTGGTTACTATGTGAGTTGTCCAAATATGTACACCCCTAAGTGGAACCTGGAGAGCTCAGGGATGATATTCATATGTTCTTTTACCTCATGGTGGACTAGCATTTTTCCCAAAGAACCCTGTTTTATAGTTGCTGGCTTAAATTTGTGGACTATGTATGTGAACTTTTGAATAATACAGTGTATATGAGAAAGAGAGAGTTTCTTCATGTGTGTTTAACAGGATAGTTTATGAGGATGAAGATGTTAAGAGGACTCAAAGACCACagctttgaaattttatttaattgtaaGTCTGCATAGAAGGGAGAGGCtgatctgattttatttttaaaagagttaCTATGGCTaagacatatatttatatatagtatatCTTGTATATATTCATATTACATACAGTATATACATTTAAGTATTTATGTATATAATATGCATATTTAATATGGATATATATACTGACTCCTCAAGGAGAGTATTGTGAGTTTGAAGGTTATATTAGACTTTAATATAATAGAGTATATGTGAAAGGTTATCCATTCTGACCAATAGTTTTCTTGAGCCCACGATGAAATGTGCATTGGAGCAAAGGATTAACAAAGTTGAatattacatacatatatatatatattttattgatccctatgtgttttctttctcaagattATCTAAATATAAATCTGTCACCATctgcctttattttgttattgGGTAATGATTATTGATTTTACAGCTCACAGATACAGAAAAAAACTTCAGCTCCCCTAGCAACTCTAGCAACATCCCTGGCTTCATCCTCCTGGGCTTCCCTGGCCCCAGGAAGGGGCAGATCCTCCTCTTTGTACTCTTCTCCACTTTCTACCTCCTGACCCTCCTGGACAATGGTTCCATCATCCACACTGTGCACTGAGATCATAGACTCTGTACACCCATGTACATCCTGCTGGCCAACTTCTCCTTCTTGGAGATCTGGTAAGTGACCTCCATTGTCCCCAACATGTTTACTGACTTCCTGTCTAACACCAAGGTCATCTCCTTCTCTGGGTACTTATTccagttctatttcttcttctccttAGACTCTGCAAAATGGCTTTTCCTGGAAGATATGGCATTTTATTAGTTCCTTGCTATCTGCAGGCCTCTACATATCTGACCACTAGGACTTGGTATCTTTATACCAATTTTGTGGTCAACTGCTGAGTTCTTGGTTTTCCCTGGTTCTTGATTCCCATTATCATAATTTTCCATTAACCTCTGAAGCTTAATAGTTCAGGGATGTTGCTAGAGTTTCTGGGGGAGCTGAAGTTTTCGTGTGTCTGTGAGCTGTAAAAACACTAGTCATTACCCAATAATAAGATAAAGGCAGATGGTGACTTCGATTTatatttaaatacttattttaatatttaatatattttaatacttCTGAAGCTTAATACTTCAGTTTAAGTGTCCACGTAGTCCCATCACCCAGTATATCCCATCACTGAGGAATATAGAAGTTTTTGCTTCATAATAATTCTGACAGAGACTTAGTGTCAAAAATTGGCCATTGTGCCTTCAAACACAAAAGGCTTTATGAATAAACATTCTGAAAGCCAAATATCTGAGCATCCTAGGATATAAATGTTCATTATTTATAAAAGTGTTGCTACCAttcaaaagacaaaaatatttcTACCCTATGAGAATAATGCTGAGAAAATCAATACATTCAAAATCTTTCCATTGTTTATTGAATATCTTGTAGTCATATTATTAACAATGCTTGGTCTCACTAAAGatatctcaaaaaaataatagaaaaacaaTCCTGTTCCATACCTGAGATGGGATGTACCTGCCATgcttacacatgcacacacacagaagcATAATGAAAATAAGAGGTCTAAATATGTGTGTCATATTTTAACCAAGGCCTTAATTATTCAAAGGAAGCAAATTTCAAAATCGTGTCAACTTTTAGTGACATCTGCTAAAAACACTGAAATAACCAAAGGCAAAAATAAGGAGATGTATTCAAGAATTTCAGCATTTCACTATATACTTCCATGGTCTGTGCTTCTAAATTCTGGTCACAGTGAGAGAGTACATATTTATATGGGTATCATGCTAAAAGCACAGAGCTGACCAGGGAAATCAAATTGTTccttaaattttttaaacaaaaaaatttatttaaaatttttaaattaagttgCCCTTATTGAGCCATTGATTAAGTCAGTAGAAATAATATAAGAATTCTAATGCTGTGACTCTAATATcgacaaataaaaaaattccaaaatcaATAGGctcaaaatatgaataaaattgaATGTGAACAGGATAAACATGCTTTACCTAAGCTGGTGTTCCTTTAGTGTTTGCACCATCTTAACAGTTACCcgtgaataaaagaaaataaatgtgtgcACCAAGAATTGCATGAGATAATGTGATTACCACTGGAGACTGGATCCCAGGAGCCCCATATGAGCTCCCAATAGAAGGGAACACTGGGGATTGACAATCATGAAACAGAAAGCCCACTTTTGCAATCCACCAAAGACTATATCCCTTAAGACAAGGAGGTGGTATCAGAGCAACATAGATTAAGTCTCTCCTAGATAGTAAATATGCCAGTCTTTCTCCAAGCCTATGTGTACACCACCACTATGGTTGCTGGCTGCCTTCTGCCCTGTCTACCTTTTGCTGCAGTGAAAACAGAAGATGATGAGACAGAATCACCAATTCTTTGAGAAGATGATTTTAGAAGAGATACAAGTGTAAAACAACCCTAACCCATAACCTTTAGCTCTTCCTTGTTTTGTGTGACTGAACAAACATAATCCCAAAAGTCACATGAATTGATGGAAAGAGATTCATCTTTACAAGCCAGAGGGTTGGGAAACTCAGGGAAGTGAAGGACAGGAGGATAAGCAAGaaccctcagaagtaaataacttCTGTCTTTATTAACCACAAGTTGGACTCAGGGTGAATGAGCTCTTTAGGGGAACAGATATTTTAGTGAAGTGATATTTGGAAGGATTAACACAAAATGGTTATCAGGAGCAGGCCTGAAAGCCTTCTCTTATTTCCACAATGTTTATTTTAgcaatgttttctttttccaaaGAACAGGTGATCAGCCTCTAGGAGGGGAGAGCAATGGAATAATGGAGCACACTGGATTGGTGAGTTCACTCCCACTTGATATTCCTCATCAAATATCTCTTGCTGTTTTACTTTGTCCGTGTGGTTTTGAGGTACTCAGAATTCCTGCTATAGAGGAAATGCCCACAGATATTCTATGCCTAAGAGGATCTATACACAGGTTTTATAAAGAGTCTTCAATTGGGGTGTGTTGTGAAAACTTCAAAGTCCCTTCCATCCTATGCAATAATCAAACTTATCCTTAAAAGGTATGACCTGATGTGATCTGGAAAGTAGTATATTTTTAGCTAACATATTACTGAATACTCTTCACTATAAACTTCTATAGTGTCTGGGACTGTATTCTGTACCTACATTTACCTGAATAAACATCACACTATCATTTGTACTTTAATGACCAAAAGATGACTGTCCCTCATTAATGGAAAGCATCCTTAAAAATCAATCAAATATTAAGACAAAACTTCTGGTAAACAAGTCTTAGGTGATTCCATTGGCTTTGTTTTCCCTCTCTTTTGATGGAAGTCAGACCATGTCCCAAACTGAGTCTAACTCAGGGAGGAGGATCTCGTGAGGATTCTCCCTTCACTTTCCAAATAACTCCAATCTTCCAACTATGAGATTCAAGTGACTGAGGGGATGGAGAAACAAGAGAGAATTCCTATCCAGAcagaccttctgtgtctcccaatTTTGCCTTGGAACACACAGGTGTCTTCTTGGGAGTATGATATCTCTGACCCTCTTCACCCATCAATAAATCAGGATACCAAAAATCTCCCAGAAATCCTGATACTCCACACAGAGATCTGAAATATCTTAAACTATATTCCAAATTCACTATCACTTCTTCTACATATAAGTGGACTTAACATAGACCAAGGATTTAAAGACATTTTATAAGCATAAATGATGGAACTAAACTGAAACCATTATGCACATGTCTGAAGAGTCAAAGATTTCTGagtgaacaaaatttgttgaacaCAGAGGTAGGATGGCACTTTTGACACTTTATGTGTGGGTCATTGTACACACCAACACTGATAACTTCAACAGTAATGCAGAATGAAAAGTGAATAGCACAATAAGAAGTGAAATACAGGAAGATTTTATTGTGATATTCATTatctttttctctcttcattCCTCCTGTGATGCTTATAATTTGCGTATCTCATTGAGAAAATTCAATTATTATGAAGGATATTTTTTATATCATTCTAAGAAAGTGAATACATAACTTTTACATCTCCTTCACAATTTCTACTTATTGTCAGTAACCATCTCCAGCTGTTTACATAGATACTTAATTTGTgagaaaattcagaaagaaaaatgagaCAGAGTGAAAGGGTTCAGAGTCTGATATAAAAGCATTCTCACAAAGTTTGACAGTCATCAGAGTATAGTTATCAATATATTCCTCAGCAGTTTACTTAATAGAATAATAAAATATGAGGAATTTACAATCTCAAAAATAAGGGAACATATAAGAAGTTTAGGAAATGAGGTTATACATGatgttattttttcttctctGCCCTTAGGAAGCCATGAATGCATCAGGAGCCAACATGGTGACTGAATTCATACTTTTGAGTTTTTCCTGCTCCAGAGAGATCCAGGTCCTCCTCTTCATGCTGTTCCTTGTGTCTTACATCCTGACACTGTTGGGAAATGGGGCCATCATCTGTGCGGTGAAGCTGGACCAAAAGCTCCACACCCCAATGTACCTCCTGCTGGCCAACTTCTCCTTCCTGGAAATCTGTTACATCAACACCACTGTCCCAAATATGTTAGGAAACTTCCTGTCCGAGACAAAAACCATCTCTTTCACAGCCTGCTTCCTGCAGTTCTACTTCTTCTTCTCCTTGGGTATCAACGAGACCTTCCTATTGCCCCTTATGGCGTTTGACCGATACTTGGCCATCTGTCGGCCTCTCCACTATCCCACCATCATGAGCAATCGTCTCTGCACAATCTTGGTGGTCCTCTGCTGGGTGACTGCCTTCCTCTGCTATCCAGTGCCTATCTATTTTATCACTCAACTCCCCTTTTGTGGCCCCAATACCATTGACCACTTTGTCTGTGACCCCGGTCCTCTCCTAGCCCTGTCCTGTGTTCCTGCACCTGGAATTGAACTTTCCTGTTCCTTATTGAGTTCAATCATTATCTTCATCACCTTCTTCTTCATCCTTGCCTCCTACACTCTGGTCCTCAGAGCTGTGTTCCGTGTGCCCTCAGCTGCTGGAAGGCGCAAGGCTTTCTCCACCTGTGGTTCTCACCTAGTTGTGGTGTCTCTGTTTTATGGAACCATTATGATGATGTACATCAGCCCAAATTCTGGGAATCCAGCtgggacacagaaggttgtaaccTTGATCTACTCCTCCTTGACCCCACTTGTAAACCCACTCATCTACAGTCTCCGGAACAAA
This region of Callospermophilus lateralis isolate mCalLat2 chromosome 3, mCalLat2.hap1, whole genome shotgun sequence genomic DNA includes:
- the LOC143641531 gene encoding olfactory receptor 11H6-like, which encodes MKTMNASGANMVTEFILLSFSCSREIQVLLFMLFLVSYILTLLGNGAIICAVKLDQKLHTPMYLLLANFSFLEICYINTTVPNMLGNFLSETKTISFTACFLQFYFFFSLGINETFLLPLMAFDRYLAICRPLHYPTIMSNRLCTILVVLCWVTAFLCYPVPIYFITQLPFCGPNTIDHFVCDPGPLLALSCVPAPGIELSCSLLSSIIIFITFFFILASYTLVLRAVFRVPSAAGRRKAFSTCGSHLVVVSLFYGTIMMMYISPNSGNPAGTQKVVTLIYSSLTPLVNPLIYSLRNKDMKAALRKIKYSLKLVKIHERS